Genomic DNA from Cydia fagiglandana chromosome 3, ilCydFagi1.1, whole genome shotgun sequence:
AAAAATCCAACAATATGTTGACATTGACTCGATGTTTGAACATTTCAGacgtaaatatttttgtacCAGAGGGACTTATTTTAGTCACACAAGAGTAATGCATTCATCCTGAATTTGGCTGTAACTACAATAGTATCTCAGGAAacaatatggggcattatctatgaaaaaggaccttattgtcgatggcgcttactcCGCACCGCGTCGCgcggtattgtatttatattggagcatcgttaatatcgttagcgccatcgacaataaggtcccttttcatagataacgtcacatatgttcaACACCGATATGCACTAACGCTCCTAGTGATAAACGCGGGCACCCAgagtgcctaccgcgaaccacgttcgacgggTTGCCcatctgtcgcacttgtaaattcgtacgtaagtgtgacaaggaggcaacacgtcgaacgtgattcgcggtaggcctctgGTTGTGAGCATCTTGCGGTAGATAGTAGATACAGATACCTGTTCGCCGTCATTGAGGTCAATTGCTTGGAATATCCTATCATCCTATGCACGAGATAGCTCTGAAATTCAGCAATTGGAATGAATCGGATAATATCGaaactaagggcccgattcggattttgaaataaacatctattagacatcttttagacatcaccaagatacgataacgatatgtttaagatctaacctgtcaaatttgacatttgcgcgattgtGGAGATacccttgaacgatttccacaggatatgacttagagatccaattcacatataataggtatcttactctatctaacgtaaaagtgacattggttgcccgaattgcgctgcaaaagagaactagttgatatgtaaactataacgtatctagaatggatctagtacgtgtcgtctcttgtgaatatcttgaagttcgaatacggcagtaagacaGGTACACGTAGTTAGGTAACATTAAATTTTTGGTAAGATTAACAAGAGGAGTGATACATTCACCTTACCACCAAAACCAgccaccacaccagctcgtaaaaGCTCTCTAcatacttcaaaaactgatgagaaagtttTTTCCACAAGAGTGGCAAATTAGATGTACATTTTGTGATATTTACTATTATTTAGTCATCAACATGAGAAATTTACTTTTTAAtcttgaatgataaatatttaaaagcattcatttggatttgatttttatgtggtacttagtagtagtagtattatTTTTCATGTGGTGGAAAATGTTATATTTCACTACGAATTTCTCCCTCGCAAGTCGCAACGCTCTAGATTccactttacgaaccactcgctacgctcgtggtaaAATTTTCTAAATAGGTAAATCTTTCGCTAGCTTGTGTATTATCAATATCAACACGAGGAAACTTTTGCATGTCAAGATgcaatttacatacaagcaataaaaataaatcaaaatcaacaataaaatacaattgcAAATATTAATTCGATAAAAAAATCAATGAAGTATTATAATCACtgattgaaaaaaaatcataaacaaTTATAAATACAATTGCAAATATTCACTCAATgaagtatttattataatatacaacGGTCTACTTAGTGTGATGAACACGAATGTTTATTTCCGAGTCTTGCGTATTTTCTTTACACTTGTTTAAATCTGACTTAAGTCTCTCTAATAAAAGTTGGTATAAGTAAGTGATAtataagccttattgagcttctAACGATGTAAGATTTCCGCATtgcatttatttaattgtaggAGACTGTGTCGATTTGACACTTTAAAACATGAATTAAGTACCAGGGTAATTAAGAGCGCTAtaacatttcggggttgagcgagtttaggtattttacgcgctgcggcaggccgtgcgagctcagtattccgatcccttctaccacactcgcactacaatgatggattaaacattcttgatccttcgcgaagcatattgaaatcaacaataactgtacttaacttttaaagtcctaaaactgttatttggtaagtacgaaaatactaaatgcagtgcaaatgtacataggggctgttcataaattacgtcatctatttttgacgatttttgacccccccgcccctcaaatcatccaaaaatcatgcttcggatgactctgtttcctcctacgtcatgctaccatcatccgatgtccagacccccccccccctcctcccatttgaaacgacgtaatttatgaatagccaatactcgtacttatgaaggtatattactcgaaataaattataggtactcgcttatttacatgtttcgtcattgcatttggtacctataggttgtaaagtttgtatcaacgagggtttaaaaacgaactggtattgaggatctgatgataatgatgatgattaaggtggtcacggataccaatcaaccatgtagtaacatgattaggctcgtttgattcgtctcaacaagatctttgaaacaagacagtactcagggtctgatgatggagctgaaaggtggtcaccattaccaatcaaccatgcaactaaaccacaagatctttgacactaagtgataaaccaaacacgaagcccaaacacgtagcccaaacacgaagtagttCAGTTACGTGATActtagactggtacccgtcgccacgtTCGAGCTCCAtaatcagaccctgagtagtatcttgtgtcaaagatcttgttgcgacgaatcaaacgagcccaaacacaaagtggtttagttacatggtagactggtacccgtggccacagtccagctccatcatcagaccctgagtactaacttgtgtcaaagatcttgttgcgacgaatcgaACGAGCCCAAGCACGAagaggtttagttgcatggttgattggtaccggtgaccaccttccggttccatcatcagaccctgagtgaGTACtaccttgtgtcaaagatcttgttgcgacaaatcaaacgagcccaaacacgaagtggttcagttacatggtagactggtacccgtggccaccttcgagctccatcatcagaccctgagtattaccttgtgtcaaagatcttgttgagttGAATAAACCGTGCCTAAATACGAAGTgatttagttgcatggttgattggtaccggtgaccacattccggctccatcatcagaccttgagtactatcttgtgtcaaagatcttgttgagacgaatcaaacgagcccaaacacgaagtggtttagttgcatggttgattggtaccggtgaccaccttcagggctccatcatcagaccttgagtactatcttgagtcaaagatcttgttgagacgaataaaacgagcctaaacacgaagtggtttagttgcatggttgattagtactggtgaccaccttccggctccatcatcagaccctgagtaccatcttaagtcaaagatcttgttgagccgaatcaaacgagctcaaacacgaagtggtttagttgcatggttgattggtaccggtgaccaccttccggctcaatcatcagaccctgagtactatcttgtattgtatcaaagatcttgttgagacgaataaaacgagccttaacacgaagtggtttagttgcatggttgattggtactggtgaccaccttccggctccatcatcagagcctgagtactatcttaagtcaaagatcttgttgagccgaatcaaatgagcccaaacacgaagtggtttagttgcatagttgattggtaccggtgaccaccttccggctccatcatcagaccctgagtactatcttgtgtcaaacaTCTTGTTGAGATCAATttaacgagcctaaacacgaagtggtttagttgcatggttgattggtaccggtgaccactttccggctccatcatcagaccctgagtactatcttgagtcaaaattaatacatatagaatgtcaggtcgtttcaaatatttttaatcctgtccggtagtttattaaaactgtaccattataaaactataaaaacagtgctaggatcaaagtctctcgttgcggtttacacgcacacagtatagcgttttacacggcgcccgccgcacacaatgataaaaaatctcgtcgtcgccgttgaaatgtgcggagccgaccgacacacgtcctacctCTACAAGCTTTGCCGCGGCACTGAGTTGGcgcagcgcgcgtcatcggtaatatagagtagttttcaaaaaattgccaaaaaattatagtagaatttcataaacactaatgtataccaacagtataagcaaacgttgcagattgcttgagtatgaaaatgacttcgatattaagtagattttcgtaggaattgacacttgtttcggagagaaaattgagttcgttttactttgattttctctttctcaaaggtatgaaggaaaaatatcgtttgatatgcctaaagtacagggtattagtaatacaaaatagccaggtttagcagagtaaacttctcaacatttccaaataagagcttgccgttcagtgcttcacggggtttttcggaaatgaccatcagaaaaaaattcattactaatttaataagtcctttttctaatatttacaacgatatttaaaaagataagaagacgcttttactggaacaagtactcattgtttctaataatgagtacaaagtcctgaatttcgtcgactagtatcatcaattttgcattatttcaaCAGTACTTTTGTCATGTGTATCAAGCTTTTTAACAATTTCAAACGTTCTCATTAGTCTTCCTATCTGTGTGTAATTGCGCTGACGCACACGCGCGCGCAAAACGTGACTCATTGCTTTAATTACATATCGCGCATGGCTTGCCGACATCAGGCACAAAGAGTGCGCCTTGATGTACAGCTAGTCCTGATTACATTTCGACTATTTACTTTGGAAACCTCGTCTTTGGCTAGTTTGACTTTATCCATCTCACTTAAAAAACAATATGTAAAAACTTGAAAGTAGGTATTCAGTATTAATACAATATGCTACAGGCAGACAacttatttttcaccacaccagctcggaaaggcttactttgcacttcaaaaactgatagcaaagttgcattttatccacatgtgaggcaaagtaaacaaatgcaaattttgagttgttttcttatgtttgctggtagaattgacttttaaattgtgactttggatgataaatatttaataacattcatttggatttgatttggtttgactttgattgatattttacatttaatatttcctttgggttggtgtggtgaaaaattttgtgtttcactcggggcaaattttgtttaaccctcgtgctttgaaaccctcgcaacgctcaagattccattttcgaaccactcgctacgctcgtggttcaattttgcaatctttcgcttgctcggatatcaatattagcacgagcggttaaacaacaactttgcccccttgtaaaacaaataactattaaaacacaaagaaatTCGTAGGATCACATgattaagaaaaaaattacaaattaaccGTGCCGCCGAGGCTGTCGGCATATGTAGGTACACTCCGAAGGTACATTTGGGTCGTAGTAGTCACTAGGTGCTAATTAAATTGACCCTATTATTGAAACCCTTTTACCTTATGTAATGTAACATGCTccctttataattatttcgATAATCGGCAATCGTTTAACATAATACTTTCTCATAAATTCGTTTGTTTCATTCCAGGTCGGTATTCTTGCCCAGTACTGTATCGGACCCTTCGTCTCGATGCAAACCCTAGCCGGCATCAACTTGATCCTACCTATATCATTCGTTTTAAGCTTCATATTCTTGCCCGAGTCGCCATACTATTACCTGAAATTTGAACGTAGCGAAAGAGCAGAACGGTCCCTAAGAATGCTACGCAGCGGAGACATAAGGACAGAGCTCAAAAACATCGAGATCAATGTCCAAGAAGACATGAAGAACAAAGGTTCCTGGCTCGACCTTGTCACAGAAGCGACGAATAGAAAAGCTATGTGGATAAGTTTGGGAGTGTTCACGATTCAACAACTTTGTGGCAGTGCTGCTGTGGTTGCGTACGCCCAGGTGATATTTAACCAGACGGCGTCCTCTAACAGCTCTCACGCCGCAGCCGCTGGACACTTGGAACCCTACGTAGAATCTATTATGGTGGGCTGCGTGCAAGTCGCGACATGTGTGCTGTCAGTTTGCCTCGTGGATCGAGTGGGAAGGAAACCACTGCTGTTACTATCTGCGCTTGGAGTAGGGCTAATGAATGGGACACTTGGAACGTTCTACTGGTTTTACGAAGCTGACAAGGAGTCTGTCCAGTTCCTGCACTGGTTGCCAGTGGCCTCTATCCTCGTGTACATCGTGTGCTACGCCATAGGGTTGTCAACGGTGCCCTACGTCATCATCGGAGAGATGTTCCCTACCAACGTCAAGCTGTATGCTTCCTGTGTAGCGCATATTTACACGGGAATCTTCATGTTCGCTGTGCAGAAACTCTTCcaggtaaatataaataaatacacagtCGGTAAATACCAGATAGCGTTAATTGCGAGAGATCCAAAcaatatttttcacctcagGACTAAGACATTATCTTCATCCTTAATTCAAATTAATGttcttatatatttaattacaaccTACAATCAGCACTAATGAATCCCATTCTACtattaaggaaaaataaatataaatgtacaGTTAATTCCTTTgcgtaggtatattttgtatagaaataacGTAACTGCTTATTATTTATGCAATATGACTTTTGGATATACCTACACTTCCATTTCCATGTCTAAGAAACCGAATATGCTAGCGCCTAATGAATAAacgtttttttgttttaatttcagGTGGTCAGGGACTCATGTGGCATTTACACAGTATTCTGGGGCTTCTCAACATTCTCGTTCCTCGGGCTGGTGTTCATGCTGGTGATGCTGCCCGAGACCAAGGGCAAGTCCTTCGCCTCCATCCAGGCGCAGCTGAAGCGCGACGTCGCGCGCGACAACGCCAGCAAGCTTATGACCGTCGAGTATTAAAGCGGCTAGGCCGCTCTGGAGTTCTTCAGTGCTAGCTTAAGCTTAATTTAGGGATCAAGTTGATAATGAATCTTAagaatatttaaatgtaatttaatttaaagatttttacaTAACAAAAAGGTATGTAAGGGTAACTAAGGCCTGTAGAGGACTAGGAGGGGGAGCAGAGTGGGAGCCAGTGTGGCGGCTCCGGAGAACGCGGAGAAGTCCTCAGGGTCGTAGTCTGCGGGCAGCCGCCGCGTGGACACCACGTCTGTGTACAGCCGCGCCGAACGCTTGGCCGTGCGTGTCTTCTTTGGGCTCTTGAAGTCGACCAAGTACAGACCGAAGCGGGACCTGCAAATGCATTTACAAATGTGACGAGTGAAATTATAACACAGAACGTTTGACTgatatattgttttatttgccAACTATCCTCGGCTCTGGAATAATTTTGTAAATCGAGATAAATTAGAAATCGGGTGatataaataacaaaacacTGCAACGAGAAGTTGTTTCAACAAGATTTCCGGATATTCCCGTCACTCAGAATTAGCCcaaaaggtttgataggattcctcgaggagctgggctggcaagactagcccaccccctatcacgcaaaataagcgcaagacgtcgagttgcggaaaatcgcccgagctacaataGCCCAAAAGTGAGAGTTTCGCAAACCGAGTTTAGTTTTTATAGACAAAACCAAGACCGAGATTTTATAGACAAAACTCGTGTGTCACAATGACTATTACTAGAGAATATACTGTTATTGTATACGACAGTAGCCATCCCCATTGTCTTTTGTTCCAGCGAGTACACACTATACGAGCCACCGTTATCCATTAGGGCGCAGAGAGTGCACTTATGTGCTCGTACCTACATGTTTATCTACTAGAGAAAGTTGAAAGATGTAATAGTTACTTATGTGCTATTCAAGTGTGGTATTCGATATTACGTTGAAAGTTTAGGATTTAGAATAAAACCATGACCATAGCGAATGGCTCAAAAAGTTGTTAAGCATTGAACAGCCCCGCCAAGCAATAGGTacacaaaatacctatttcgctTGACATTTTTGATAGCAACAGGGCACTTTCAGGTATTTTTAATAACAGACCTACTACAGTAAAGTCGAACAAGACCTCTTTTAACCCACCCCGACAGgctaaaaacatttatttaattttaacaaagGATGTCTACTCTATTAAAACCTAATTAGTGCCTCAGAATCGTAATAGAATGTAGGTACCCATATGTTTTCTACAAGCCTTCAAGTTtgctattttctattttcattaTCATTAATCTTGTGCAAAACCTGAGAAATCAGCTTTATCTTTATTGCCTTATTATCTACATTTATAGTACTTACTTAGTGGTAAGTATACTTTGTTCATACGTACTTGTTTAATTGCATTAATTTGCCtagtatacatacataattatacacTAAGTAAATCCCTCTATCACAGGCATTGAGATAATGGTTCCGAGAAATGTCTCTATTAATGGACAAGGTGTGTTCGAGCTCATTACAATTAAATCTGTGAGGAAACAGGGCTGATGGCGTCTTATTCAGAAATATGATACAAACTTGATTTCAATAGCAGGCTttcagtacagtcgccatcaaatatatcggagcggccaaggtgttcacagtatctgaacacgcctctattgttaaggagttagagtgcgtgttcagatattgtgaacaccttggccgctccgatatatttgatggcgactgtacaaaacgCTACTGGTGGTGATAATGGTGGTGGTGCGTTCTAATTTTACTTTATACattcaataatttattaaaaaaaagtaaatccgCGTCGAGATAAATTGATAGTTGTATCCTTTAAAAGGCTGGATAAGGTAAACATGTAAATGCTTCAAGTAGTCATTGAtaagttataattatttcatttgTGTAATTGTAACAttagataaaatttaatttaatagcaGTTCTctgtatagtccgttttttttagcattagaaagaacttcgcagaagtaagcttgtggttccaaatccggcacttagagcggtaataatttgaagtaaattacatgtattgaccatgctacattagataattcaataattattaacaattaaagagcctgacaaaaactgcacgcttgcttctgtggagttctttctaatgctaaaaaaaacgaactatagagtttGGTACCTCTACGTTATTCAGTCCGACGATTGAGATTGGCACAACCGAATATTGAATGGGTAGAGAAGGGTATAGGTAATTATCTGTAATGCGATCTTTATGTTTGTATTGTTTGTGTTAACCTTTATAACATTTTAGGAACCGTCTAAATTAAGCATACTTACTCGTTAAATGTACTGTGAAGATAGTGCGTAACTGCGCTAACTCTAGCGCAGTGCGTAACTCTagttgtaaataatattatattaattaataggtacttaaaataaaacaattttacacaaatcgacctaatcccacggtaagctcaataaggcttgtgttagagttagatacatagaaaacatccataactcgaACAAAACAtctgtgataaacacacaaataaatgccctaacCAGGATTCGATCCCGAGACTTCAAGCTTCGTGGGCAGGGTCACTGCCAACTGGGCTAGGaggctgccggcctagccaaggttacaatcgctatcgcttcgacaacgaaaagcattatgtctctctatcactcttccatattagtgcgacagtgacagttgcgtttcgatcgctacggagcgtaagcgattggcatcttggctacgcggcctgccggcctagccaaggttacaatcgctatcgcttcgacaacgacaagcattatgtctctctatcactcttccatattagtgcgacagtgacagttgcgtttcgatcgctacggagcgtaagcgatcgacatcttggctacgcggcctgttcttTCGATATTAGTTCATCAATCGGAAAATGGTTAGTTCACGCAACGATTTAATAAAGATTGACAGTTACTAATTTCATTAGGCCCAAGTTAAATATTACttgatttgaaatttaaaataaaaattgtttttcAATATTGgctttaatattaaaaacaatttttattttattttaggccaAACACCTTGGTAACAAGAAGATAGACAAGTATTTAGAGATTTTTATAGAACTTTCATACacaatgtacatatatttaaatatatgtcaCACATAAAAGTATAAGAATGTTGGTAGTAAAAATAAGCTGGCTGCCGTATTTACAcggtttattatttaatcagCTGGTACGAATGAGGTAGGTATAGCTCTCAGGCTTTATTTCCACGATTGTAATATGTTATTTTAACCGACTTGAAAACAGGTTATCAATTCGAccgtattttttgtatgtacctatgttaccggagaagtacatatgtatattattgttcatataaatataatatttttggtttgttCTGACTGACTCCCAactcttgtatttttttttgtgtggtGGTCACAAAATACACTGCCCATACaagtttattaataattaaataaataaacgtcgTGAAAAACCGTTGTCGAACCTAAGCCACCTGGCAGTGGTCTTAAAGCGgcggcgtgtgcctcggatgcacatgccGATAGCGCGTATAACAGCgatactgatcctgcatctcagccagcccagtatgaTGCTTAATGAGCGGTTTCACCGTAATAGAGATATAGGTTCTGCCATGTGTTTGATaaaggaggacatttggggtgcatggagtcaacagatgttacaagctCTTGTAATTCAAGACAGCAAAGTTGCTCTACCTCGAGCATCATTTGTTATATCTACACGAGTCCAGCCGGTCATCATCTCTTACcagtatagtattttttatggtaattgtgattttttttcaagGTTGTCGGCACTGACATGGTTTCCGTCAGTTAACCATTGAACTCTCTGGTTTTCTACGAAAATATCTTCGTTGTGTCACGTTCGCGTttacttattaaattaataatggcTTATAAAATTGATTTTCTAGGAAGTTTTAACATGTTTATTGTGGAACAGCCGGCTCCAGCCCTTTAAGACCGTAGGTTATGACTATCGACTCACCCCCGACGCGCATTACCGCAATAAACGCGCGTTAAGGCGGGTAATGACCCGCAGCCTCGATATAATATCTACACTGATGCTTTTTCCATTACGCAACATTGATAAAGTACGTATTATATTGTCCTAGGTACGCTTTCAAATTACGCGTCTTCTCATAATAAGTTGTTAAAATGTGGGAGTTTTACACGACGCATTGTAATGTAACGAATGCGTGGACTAGGTACGTTTCATTAAAACAGAGGTTCCAAACCGATTTTGTTTTCATCGAACTCCCTTGGAGACAAAACTGTTTTAGGTATTCCCCACAGGCCCAATCATTATTGATTCCTAATTTTAATAAAGAAGATAATATCGATGCTTGCACGGCACCAGCGAGTTATAAAGCCACTGACGACGCCGTTCATATTTTACCTGAGATTCATTACTTGTAAATACTTACACAAATCCATCATCCCATTCCCAGTTGTCCATCAAGCTCCACGCAAAGTACCCCTGCACGTTGCTCTTGTCCTCATGTATGGCGTGCAGCAACGCGTTCAGATAGTGGCTGTAGTAGGAGACTCGCGAGTAATCGTCCACGCCATCGTAGTCTGCGTACCCATTCTCAGTCACGATGATGGGGACGTTGTTGTATGTTGTGGAGATCCACCGCAGTAGTCTTCGGAAACCGAAGGGCACCACCTGgaagattttttatttgattgcagatatattatatttaggtacctgaATATAGCTGTATAAATTAtgattataggtaggtacgttcTTTTGCGTCATTGAAATTTAAAGCTTttatatgttttatatttacatattacttatgtatatGAAGGTAATTTAGATAACTACACTAATTGTAAGTGGAAGTAGATAGACAGATATAGACAGTTAAGAACTATATATCAACAAAATAAATGACAGTCAAAATAAGTTGACCTCGCATTCAGGGTTCTTCCCCAAACAAGTAGTCTGATTcatcattaacattaaaattTCATTTACGTAAGTACAGAAGCTTAAAAATTTTTGCTCTGCGCTTGCAATAGTTAATACATACTTTCACTATAGGTCATGGAAACACTAGTTTATTTCCACAGTAGATAGGTGTCAACAATAGATCTATACGAGTCTCCTTTGCATAACGTTATCGGTTTGTTAGCTGTTGACTACGGCTATTAACTACAATGGTGCCTAATTGTAAGGCACGATTGTAGTTAATGCGCAAACTGTGGTGTGCGCAAAATTCTGTTATTTTGTTAACCCGAATTGAAAAACTGTGTGACTATAAAGTGCATTGCTTTACCTTGAGCCAGGTGGATGACGACCGGGACGGCCACTTAGGATCTTGAACTCTGACGATGCCTACGTCATTTTCGTGAGACGGTATAGCCCCTACTTCCCCTTCTGCCATACTAAGGAGATATGTAGTGTAGTGATTCAAGCCGAAGAAATCGGCGGTGCCTCTAATATAGGCGACCTCCTCGGGGGTAAACTTCGGCAAGCGAGAACGACTGTAGTTCTGTTGTCTGCTCTTCTCGTCGACCAGCTTTATAA
This window encodes:
- the LOC134679983 gene encoding facilitated trehalose transporter Tret1-like, with the protein product MTAKTRSHWKEYATALCATLITATAGTCYGWPSPTLAYLQSSESSIPTTADQGSWITSIMILCSALTPVPSAYFADRFGRKTTLLLGAVPFILGWILVIVAKSVSVLYVARMFSGLGYGIVYTVAPMYTGEIATNEVRGALSTLITLMNKVGILAQYCIGPFVSMQTLAGINLILPISFVLSFIFLPESPYYYLKFERSERAERSLRMLRSGDIRTELKNIEINVQEDMKNKGSWLDLVTEATNRKAMWISLGVFTIQQLCGSAAVVAYAQVIFNQTASSNSSHAAAAGHLEPYVESIMVGCVQVATCVLSVCLVDRVGRKPLLLLSALGVGLMNGTLGTFYWFYEADKESVQFLHWLPVASILVYIVCYAIGLSTVPYVIIGEMFPTNVKLYASCVAHIYTGIFMFAVQKLFQVVRDSCGIYTVFWGFSTFSFLGLVFMLVMLPETKGKSFASIQAQLKRDVARDNASKLMTVEY